The Paenibacillus mucilaginosus 3016 genome includes the window CGACTGGTGCACGTGGGACCGCGACTACAACGGGCTCGTCCAGTCGGTGCGTGAGCGGCTGGTGGAGCTGGCGGCACCGGGCGGTGCCCGCGAGTTCACCGCGGTCCTCATGCAGGGCAGCGGCACGTTCGCGGTCGAGAGCGCCGTGGGCACCTTCCTGCCGCGGGAGGGCGGCAAGCTGGCCGTGCTCTGCAATGGGGCCTACGGCGAACGGATTGCGCGCATCGCAGAGGTGCTGGGCATCGAGCTCGCGCTGCTCCGCAGCGAAGAGACCGAGCCGGCCGATGCCGAAGCGCTGGCCCGGCTGCTCGAAGCCGACCCGGCCATCACGCACGTGGCCGCGGTGCACTGCGAGACGACGACGGGGATGCTCAATCCCGTCCGGGACATTGCAGCGGCGGCCAAACGGTACGGCCGGACGGTGATCATCGACGCGATGAGCTCCTTCGGCGGCATTCCGCTCGATATGCGGGAGCTCGGTATCGATGTGCTGGTCTCCTCCAGCAACAAGTGCATCCAGGGCGTCCCCGGCTTCGGGTTCGTCATCGCGCGCCGCGGGCTGCTGGCCGGCTGCCGGGGGCACGCCCGCTCCCACGCGCTCGATCTCTTCGACCAGTGGGAGACGATGGAGCGGCACGGGGGCAAGTGGCGCTTCACCTCGCCGACGCATGTGGTCCGCGCGTTCGACCAGGCGCTGCAGGAGCTGGAAGCGGAGGGCGGTCCGGCCGCGCGTCACGCCCGGTACCTCGAGAGCCACCGCACGC containing:
- a CDS encoding 2-aminoethylphosphonate--pyruvate transaminase, whose amino-acid sequence is MMRAGNPGDAVRLPGGEADLPEAPYLLLTPGPLTTTKTVKASMLRDWCTWDRDYNGLVQSVRERLVELAAPGGAREFTAVLMQGSGTFAVESAVGTFLPREGGKLAVLCNGAYGERIARIAEVLGIELALLRSEETEPADAEALARLLEADPAITHVAAVHCETTTGMLNPVRDIAAAAKRYGRTVIIDAMSSFGGIPLDMRELGIDVLVSSSNKCIQGVPGFGFVIARRGLLAGCRGHARSHALDLFDQWETMERHGGKWRFTSPTHVVRAFDQALQELEAEGGPAARHARYLESHRTLVDGMEALGFLPLLPEALRSPFITTFRYPASDGFDFDEWYLRLKAAGFVIYPGKLSSADTFRIGTIGEVYPEDMRRLTEAVKRSRFWLEAGASEEDVPEHSPVR